One Bufo gargarizans isolate SCDJY-AF-19 chromosome 3, ASM1485885v1, whole genome shotgun sequence DNA segment encodes these proteins:
- the LOC122931406 gene encoding olfactory receptor 1052-like: MSALNGTRPTYFVLSGLTDDPKLQILLFVLFLIFYMVTLLANIGIMITIRGDPKLHTPMYFFINNLSFLDLCYSTVITPKMLDTFLSVTKNISFVECIMQMYLFGASVSLECFLLGIMAYDRYVAICNPLLYMIIMKKTFCRQLVGFAYLGGYLNASIHTSYTFQLPFCRSNNIDHFYCDVPPLLKLSCTDTTANELVMFIFGGLTEIASLTTIMVSYSYIISTILNINSQQGRNKAFSTCTSHLMTVGIFYSTIVFMYLRPSSSYAMSQDKIASVFYTVIIPLLNPLIYSLRNKEVTRAFMKARDKYRFKLLLL, encoded by the coding sequence ATGAGTGCATTAAATGGCACAAGACCTACTTACTTTGTTCTCTCAGGTCTTACTGATGATCCTAAGCTTCAGAttctcctttttgtcttattCTTGATATTTTACATGGTTACTTTGCTGGCTAATATTGGCATCATGATAACCATCAGAGGAGACCCTAAGCTTCATACTCCCATGTACTTTTTCATAAATAACCTTTCTTTCTTAGACCTTTGTTACTCTACTGTCATAACGCCAAAGATGTTAGACACCTTCCTTTCGGTCACAAAGAATATTTCATTTGTTGAATGTATAATGCAGATGTACCTGTTCGGCGCCTCAGTTAGCCTTGAGTGTTTCTTGCTAGGGATAATGGCTTATGATCGCTATGTTGCAATCTGCAACCCACTGTTGTACATGATAATAATGAAGAAGACATTCTGCAGGCAACTTGTGGGCTTTGCTTACCTTGGGGGTTATCTTAATGCATCGATTCATACATCATACACTTTCCAACTACCATTCTGCAGAAGCAATAATATAGACCACTTCTACTGCGATGTCCCACCACTTCTAAAGCTCTCTTGTACTGATACCACCGCAAATGAGCTTGTGATGTTCATTTTTGGTGGTCTTACTGAAATCGCTTCACTGACAACTATTATGGTCTCGTATAGCTATATTATATCAACTATATTAAACATAAATTCCCAGCAAGGTAGGAATAAAGCATTCTCTACCTGTACTTCCCACCTTATGACGGTAGGCATATTCTACAGTACCATTGTCTTCATGTACCTTCGACCATCTTCTAGTTATGCCATGAGCCAAGACAAAATTGCTTCTGTGTTCTATACTGTTATTATTCCCTTGCTTAACCCATTAATTTATAGCTTAAGAAATAAGGAGGTCACAAGAGCATTCATGAAAGCCAGGGACAAATACAGATTTAAGTTGTTATTATTATAG